In Mytilus edulis chromosome 13, xbMytEdul2.2, whole genome shotgun sequence, a single window of DNA contains:
- the LOC139502151 gene encoding uncharacterized protein, whose product MAMFPNATKGYMPFVCGHKRQIPVKKQKHDNYKVKKTYQVTLKDKSGKTFTYIVKTDGTKSLPVLCENMMGKLGSTDSLPNIGLSSPKRKSFDLKDLRSQVENEKKQGLFSTFINFFKDKTGKSSKSGKSKRKSKPLEQRKRKRTVSAMSNLDPIQESPDEDAYADDDTDSYAHDCSSLSDSEMSENISFTDFSIKRHDIEQENSEES is encoded by the coding sequence ATGGCTATGTTTCCTAATGCTACCAAAGGATATATGCCGTTTGTCTGTGGCCACAAAAGACAAATACCAGTGAAAAAGCAAAAACATGACAATTACAAAGTGAAGAAAACTTACCAAGTTACATTGAAGGATAAAAGTGGGAAAACATTCACATACATTGTGAAGACCGATGGAACAAAATCTTTACCCGTATTGTGTGAAAACATGATGGGAAAGCTTGGCAGTACTGATTCATTGCCCAACATTGGACTAAGCAGCCCAAAAAGGAAAAGTTTTGATCTGAAGGACTTAAGAAGTCAAGTCGAAAATGAGAAGAAACAAGGACTATTTAGTACTTTCATCAATTTCTTTAAGGACAAAACTGGAAAAAGCAGCAAAAGTGGTAAATCTAAGCGAAAGTCAAAACCTTTAGAACAGAGAAAAAGAAAAAGGACCGTTTCAGCCATGTCTAATTTGGACCCCATCCAGGAGTCTCCAGACGAGGATGCATATGCTGATGATGATACTGATTCCTATGCGCATGATTGCAGTAGTTTAAGTGACTCCGAGATGAGTGAGAATATTAGTTTTACTGACTTTAGTATAAAGAGACATGACATTGAACAAGAAAATAGTGAAGAATCTTGA